In the genome of Meles meles chromosome 16, mMelMel3.1 paternal haplotype, whole genome shotgun sequence, one region contains:
- the LOC123926560 gene encoding LOW QUALITY PROTEIN: uncharacterized protein C2orf16-like (The sequence of the model RefSeq protein was modified relative to this genomic sequence to represent the inferred CDS: substituted 1 base at 1 genomic stop codon), whose protein sequence is MVFNLDPPSQDLKSELIPGSKFLAIAPMECDPEPQMKCINSSKLNPEPKLQCANSMGCKPGPPLQGVQYFELIPGTKCQGTGSQVNPGSKNPSETSMVFSAEPHVQDLKSELIPGSKFLAVAPMERNPGPQMKCVNSFELDPEPKLQCANSVGSELGPPLQGIQSFELTSGVKCQGMGSFDLNLGSEVLGMKSLMFNPVQHLQNVKHEFSPGTKFQGITSQELNCGPQLQGMNSGELPSHLRQHSERSVVFAPKLXPCSQDVTSLKSNLQLQPQGANSSGFPSCLRSPSVNSEVFAPELCFQDGKSVELTPGSQQQVMNCQELTSGWHGMKSIVLAPEPTKKFIPGPMLSSVKFSNLSPESQRQGEKPLEFPPEAKLQSIKHVKLSSASLQQDIKSVELLSGSLLQRTKSEELTPKRSYQITDSSEIIPRPGHQFVEGAEMIPTPKPQVPKPVNLVIPTPKHQVSKSVNLISVPVYHTTERLAHQGNETVENSMGLTPKSTSKTMESPGMPLRLDLQVPESDDLTHVLRNQGSESLELTLKKIPETLELLSQSWPQVKDLGESHTRSVQEVTGSEEMAPKPKHHTTETMGLTSKARPTEKELLGMTPKPISKTTGYTESAPRPNPPFGMTPKPISKTTGYTESAPRPNPPFVEVISKKRLRREESEALTTKSLHHIPETSEMTPRLRYRVPESVASTSKQWLQREESLDLSPRQRGQVTGHAESVELTSETWQQGDGPMGLTQSQNQSMKYSQIAPGLQGQITEFMRISPKPLNQVTGSTKTQLQAAQPIGITSVSPPKVVEYGKVIPGPPLQVVTSVALTPGGTSQMVDYIELTPKVQDVRPSEFTSGLRLQSVKSKELTTEPSHQILDITKSTGFQIVKTVLIPGPPLQTVNSEELAPLPIPQIIEPLGVSLGSATEVIDCLNFFPRPHLQEMEEPIELTLRPNTEEKSSESLSQLAFSLQESTVFTHEQGLQAGKVMGINIGPPQTMQCEDLNLVQVYQKRASEDFISTEELQIGNYFSRFLQNSSNSLISSSAEASELGSLCDLEMPEVSRALDIKNFGTDILQSEEYFLDSTMIQTSTLLLSLHNQPSDKTANIVETPHFEIPGVGVISKRTDKKPVGKLENSLQHLSQHPLKSWRSPSRTFQSGSGTQRGLNWSVLSRQQNVWENHSWRQRLPRRYLSNMLVLGNVLGTTMERNLCSQTPLTGRATADICQSIQNLFGVPAELMQLSKNLLEKSRSIITRTSVSRNYIQRHTSYHGHKQRIALRMWTRSSMSSIIQQYSGASAKIKKSSKLSDISQEVIQHVPVSCTEGQPPVPVNLESSFHTLFTRKDSVPMEESENSQSSQTRIFESQHCLEPSYLPQAKTDLSEQFQLLQDLKLKVAAKLLRSQILPHVPPPLTSGLVLKYPIRLQCGRCVGLNCCHKLQGTLRPYLLIYPQLHLVSTPKDHGEIRLHLGFRMRTRKRSQVPKHHRRDRSITSRSSISPSLRKAKVYTRASKSPTSTMDFQSVSSPSPAPVQVHIRQRQYRIPALAGKMTVGGPVRYEFTQVHSLPESDSESHQDEKWSKRRTKKTRSSKYPKKRITMGGRTQNTEFYTNGRTTIWSRPRDLPAQLRRKRNGASQTTTASSKRQSKKPSQPKFIPLLFQGLKKAFQTAHRIMGFAGQKPEDRSRPDHLCSSKNHNPKQKARDYSSSRDIKRERMSVAKLKPTDITTKKEKMLWEEIQQFRSAHQPKRGSSFQLKHTQLPKPMVSQRSAIFKTTSVGQTVVILQNDNSSKGKKNSYRCEISSQESKSSKIGTKVQVRGRNLHGSLKRTSHSHLKEKLTPKKQNHHSFLRERTPCNSSERSHHRPSERSHHGPSERIHQSRLQMSHHSPSKRSHRSLPWKSHHGPSERSHRSPSVKSHHGPSERSHRSLLQKSHYSPSERSHRRLPRKRHHSPSERSYRSLSVKSHHGLSERSLRSPSLKRHHSPSERSHQSPSLRSYHSPSERSHQSLPWKSHYSPSERSHQSLPRKRYHSPSERSHLSPSLKSHHGLSERSLRSPSLKSHHSPSERSHQNPSLKSYLSPSKRSHQSLPWKRHYSPSERSHQSPSQRSHRSPSERSHHSPSERSHQSPSERSHQSPSERRCRSPSERRCHIPLERSSRNLFQRTHHSPLEVRGHSPFERRQHRPSERRGRSFSERTHCSPSERSGRNLSERNRHSPSEQSQQSHFERGQYSWCGKTHLSPSARTHHSPVKKRLKHSSPRERLRQGLSKDCKGYSKHIS, encoded by the exons ATGGTGTTCAACCTTGATCCACCTTCGCAAGATTTGAAATCTGAATTGATTCCAGGGTCAAAGTTTCTTGCTATAGCACCTATGGAATGCGACCCTGAGCCACAGATGAAGTGTATAAATTCTTCTAAGTTGAATCCAGAGCCAAAATTACAATGTGCAAATTCTATGGGGTGCAAACCTGGGCCACCTTTGCAAGGCGTACAGTACTTTGAATTGATTCCAGGGACAAAATGTCAAGGTACAGGATCTCAGGTGAATCCGGGATCCAAGAATCCAAGTGAGACATCTATGGTGTTCAGCGCTGAACCACATGTACAAGATTTAAAATCCGAATTGATTCCAGGGTCAAAGTTTCTTGCTGTAGCACCCATGGAACGCAACCCTGGGCCACAGATGAAGTGTGTAAATTCTTTTGAGTTGGATCCAGAGCCAAAGTTACAATGTGCTAATTCTGTGGGGTCTGAACTCGGGCCACCTTTGCAAGGTATACAATCTTTTGAGTTGACTTCAGGGGTTAAATGTCAAGGTATGGGAtcttttgatttgaatctgggGTCAGAAGTTCTAGGTATGAAATCTCTTATGTTCAACCCTGTGcaacatttacaaaatgtgaaaCATGAATTTAGTCCAGGCACAAAGTTTCAAGGTATAACATCACAAGAATTAAACTGTGGCCCACAGCTGCAAG GTATGAATTCTGGGGAGCTGCCCTCACACCTCAGGCAGCATAGTGAGAGATCTGTGGTGTTTGCACCAAAGTTGT AGCCATGTTCTCAAGATGTGACATCTTTGAAGTCAAACCTACAGCTACAGCCTCAAGGTGCTAATTCTTCAGGGTTTCCATCATGCCTAAGGTCCCCAAGTGTTAATTCTGAGGTGTTCGCACCGGAACTATGTTTTCAAGATGGGAAATCTGTAGAGTTGACACCAGGGTCCCAACAGCAAGTTATGAATTGCCAAGAGCTGACTTCAGGATGGCACGGTATGAAATCAATAGTGTTGGCACCAGAGCCAACTAAGAAGTTCATACCAGGACCCATGTTGAGTAgtgttaaattttcaaatttgtctCCAGAATCACAACGACAGGGTGAGAAACCTTTGGAGTTTCCTCCAGAAGCAAAGTTGCAAAGTATAAAACATGTGAAATTGTCTTCAGCATCTCTGCAACAAGATATAAAATCTGTAGAGTTACTATCGGGGTCACTGCTTCAAAGAACAAAATCTGAGGAACTAACTCCAAAGAGGAGCTATCAAATCACAGACTCCTCTGAGATAATCCCTAGGCCAGGGCATCAATttgtagaaggtgcagagatgaTCCCAACACCAAAGCCTCAAGTCCCTAAACCTGTGAATTTGGTGATCCCAACACCAAAGCATCAAGTCTCCAAGTCTGTAAATTTGATTTCAGTACCAGTTTATCATACCACAGAAAGGTTGGCACATCAAggcaatgaaactgtagaaaactCTATGGGGTTGACCCCAAAGTCAACAAGTAAAACCATGGAATCTCCAGGAATGCCTCTAAGGCTAGATCTTCAAGTACCAGAATCTGATGATCTGACTCACGTGCTAAGGAATCAAGGCTCTGAATCCTTGGAATTAACCTTAAAGAAAATCCCAGAAACACTAGAGTTGCTCTCTCAGTCATGGCCTCAAGTTAAGGACTTGGGGGAATCACATACAAGGTCAGTGCAGGAAGTTACAGGATCTGAAGAGATGGCACCAAAGCCCAAGCATCACACTACAGAAACTATGGGGTTGACCTCCAAGGCAAGGCCAACAGAGAAGGAACTCCTTGGCATGACCCCAAAGCCAATAAGTAAAACCACTGGATATACAGAGAGCGCTCCAAGGCCCAATCCTCCCTTTGGCATGACCCCAAAGCCAATAAGTAAAACCACTGGATATACAGAGAGCGCTCCAAGGCCCAATCCTCCCTTTGTGGAGGTGATCTCCAAGAAAAGACTGCGAAGGGAAGAATCAGAAGCACTGACTACAAAGTCATTACATCACATCCCAGAAACTTCAGAGATGACACCAAGGCTAAGATATCGAGTTCCAGAATCTGTGGCTTCAACCTCTAAGCAATGGCTTCAAAGGGAGGAATCTTTAGATTTGTCCCCAAGGCAAAGAGGTCAAGTTACAGGACATGCAGAATCTGTAGAGCTCACATCTGAGACATGGCAGCAAGGGGATGGACCAATGGGGCTGACACAGTCACAGAATCAAAGTATGAAATATTCACAGATAGCTCCAGGACTACAGGGTCAAATTACAGAGTTTATGAGGATTAGTCCAAAGCCGCTAAATCAAGTCACAGGATCTACAAAGACACAGCTTCAAGCTGCTCAACCAATAGGAATAACCTCAGTAAGCCCCCCCAAGGTTGTTGAATATGGGAAAGTGATTCCTGGGCCACCACTTCAGGTTGTAACTTCTGTAGCATTAACACCAGGGGGAACCTCTCAAATGGTAGACTACATTGAACTGACTCCAAAAGTACAAGATGTGAGACCTTCCGAGTTTACCTCAGGGCTACGGTTGCAAAGTGTAAAATCAAAGGAATTAACCACAGAGCCAAGCCACCAAATTTTGGATATAACGAAGTCCACAGGGTTTCAAATTGTAAAGACTGTGTTAATCCCAGGGCCACCACTTCAAACTGTAAATTCTGAGGAATTAGCACCACTACCAATTCCTCAGATTATAGAACCACTAGGAGTCTCCTTAGGATCAGCTACTGAAGTAATAgattgtttgaatttcttcccaaggccacaccttcaagaaatggaaGAACCTATAGAACTAACTCTGAGGCCAAATACTGAAGAGAAATCTTCAGAATCACTCTCACAGCTAGCATTTAGTTTGCAGGAATCTACAGTGTTCACTCATGAACAAGGGCTTCAGGCTGGGAAAGTAATGGGGATAAATATAGGGCCTCCTCAAACCATGCAATGTGAGGATTTGAATCTAGTACAGGTATATCAGAAGAGGGCATCTGAGGATTTTATTTCAACAGAGGAGTTACAAATAGGGAATTATTTCTCTAGATTTCtacagaactcctcaaactcgctCATCTCAAGCTCTGCCGAAGCATCTGAATTAGGAAGCCTTTGTGATTTGGAGATGCCAGAAGTGTCAAGGGCCTTGGATATAAAAAACTTTGGGACAGATATTTTGCAGTCTGAAGAATACTTTCTAGACTCTACTATGATACAAACTTCAACCCTTCTCTTGTCTCTTCACAATCAACCCTCTGATAAGACAGCTAACATTGTAGAAACCCCACATTTTGAGATCCCAGGAGtgggtgtcatatctaagagGACTGATAAGAAGCCGGTGGGGAAGCTAGAGAATTCACTCCAGCACCTATCCCAACATCCACTGAAAAGCTGGAGATCACCATCTAGGACCTTCCAGTCAGGATCAGGAACTCAAAGAGGCCTTAACTGGTCTGTCTTGAGCAGACAACAGAATGTCTGGGAGAATCACTCCTGGAGACAGCGACTACCCAGAAGATATCTCTCCAATATGCTAGTGTTAGGGAATGTCTTGGGCACCACTATGGAAAGGAACCTTTGTTCTCAAACACCTTTAACGGGAAGAGCCACTGCAGATATCTGTCAATCTATTCAGAATTTATTTGGGGTTCCTGCGGAACTGATGCAACTTTCCAAGAATCTGCTAGAGAAGAGTCGAAGTATTATTACTCGAACTTCAGTGTCCAGAAACTACATTCAGAGACACACTTCATATCATGGTCACAAACAAAGAATAGCCTTAAGGATGTGGACACGTAgctccatgtcctccataatacagCAATACTCTGGGGCTAgcgcaaaaataaagaaaagttcgAAGCTTAGTGATATATCCCAGGAAGTCATTCAGCACGTGCCTGTTTCGTGTACAGAGGGCCAGCCTCCTGTCCCAGTAAATTTAGAGTCTTCCTTCCATACACTTTTCACTAGGAAAGATTCTGTTCCAATGGAAGAGAGTGAGAACTCACAGAGTTCACAGACAAGGATTTTTGAGTCCCAACACTGTCTCGAGCCAAGTTATCTTCCCCAGGCCAAGACTGACTTGTCAGAACAGTTCCAGTTGCTACAAGATCTGAAGCTAAAAGTAGCAGCAAAACTGTTAAGGAGTCAAATACTCCCCCATGTACCTCCACCTCTAACTTCAGGTCTGGTTTTAAAATACCCTATCCGCCTACAGTGTGGCCGATGTGTAGGACTTAATTGCTGTCATAAATTACAGGGCACGTTGCGGCCTTACCTTCTTATCTACCCACAGCTCCACCTTGTAAGCACTCCCAAAGACCACGGAGAGATTAGGTTGCATCTTGGCTTTAGGATGCGAACTAGGAAAAGATCCCAAGTCCCAAAGCATCACAGAAGAGACAGATCCATCACATCAAGGAGTTCTATATCACCATCACTAAGGAAAGCTAAAGTCTACACTCGAGCTTCCAAGAGTCCTACTTCTACAATGGATTTCCAGTCTGTATCTTCCCCATCTCCTGCTCCTGTACAAGTCCACATCAGGCAAAGACAGTATAGGATCCCTGCCCTAGCAGGAAAGATGACAGTTGGAGGGCCAGTGCGCTATGAGTTTACTCAAGTTCACTCTCTACCAGAGAGTGACTCTGAAAGCCATCAGGATGAAAAATGGTCTAAAAGGAGAACCAAAAAGACCCGTAGTTCAAAATacccaaagaaaagaatcacTATGGGAGGCAGGACACAAAACACAGAGTTCTATACAAATGGTAGAACCACAATATGGAGTCGTCCTCGGGATTTACCAGCCCAgttaagaaggaagaggaatggaGCATCTCAGACAACTACTGCCTCTTCAAAAAGACAATCTAAGAAACCCTCCCAACCCAAATTCATTCCACTGCTTTTTCAAGGTCTAAAGAAAGCATTCCAGACGGCACACAGAATTATGGGTTTTGCTGGACAGAAGCCTGAGGACAGGTCAAGGCCAGACCATTTGTGTTCAAGCAAAAACCACaatccaaaacaaaaagccagagaTTATTCCTCATCGAGAGATATCAAAAGAGAGAGGATGTCAGTTGCTAAGCTAAAGCCAACAGACATCACCACTAAGAAGGAGAAGATGTTATGGGAAGAAATACAGCAATTCAGATCAGCTCATCAACCAAAAAGAGGTAGCTCTTTCCAACTTAAACATACCCAACTACCCAAGCCCATGGTTTCCCAAAGAAGTGCTATTTTCAAAACCACTTCAGTCGGACAGACTGTGGTTATTCTTCAAAACGACAATAGCAGCAAAGGTAAGAAAAACTCCTACAGATGTGAAATCTCTAGCCAGGAGTCCAAGAGCTCCAAAATAGGAACCAAAGttcaagtcagagggagaaatctACATGGTTCACTTAAGAGAACCTCACACAGTCACCTTAAAGAGAAACTCACACCCAAGAAGCAAAACCACCATAGCTTCTTAAGGGAGAGAACCCCATGTAATTCCTCTGAAAGGAGCCATCACAgaccctctgagaggagcc ATCATGGTCCCTCTGAGAGGATCCACCAAAGCCGCCTTCAGATgagccatcacagtccctctaAGAGGAGCCACCGAAGTCTTCCTTGGAAGAGCCATCatggtccctctgagaggagccaccgaaGTCCTTCCGTAAAGAGCCATCacggtccctctgagaggagccaccgaaGCCTTCTTCAGAAGAGccattacagtccctctgagaggagccaccgaCGTCTTCCTCGGAAGagacatcacagtccctctgagaggagctacCGAAGTCTTTCCGTAAAGAGCCATCACGGTCTCTCTGAGAGGAGCCTTCGAAGTCCTTCTCTAAAGagacatcacagtccctctgagaggagccatcaaagtcCTTCCCTAAGGAGCTATCACAGTCCCTCCgagaggagccatcagagtcttccttggaagagccattacagtccctctgagaggagccaccaaAGTCTTCCTCGGAAGAGatatcacagtccctctgagaggagccacctaAGTCCGTCCCTGAAGAGCCATCACGGTCTCTCTGAGAGGAGCCTTCGAAGTCCTTCTCTAAAgagccatcacagtccctctgagaggagccatcaaaaTCCTTCCCTAAAGAGTTATCTCAGTCCCTCCAagaggagccatcagagtcttccttggaagagacattacagtccctctgagaggagccatcaaagtcCTTCTCAGAGGAGCCATCGAAGTCCCTCTGAAAGGAGCCATCACAGTCCCTCAgagaggagccatcagagtccctctgagaggagccatcagagtccctctgagaggagatgtcgcagtccctctgagaggagatgtCATATTCCCCTTGAGAGGAGCAGTCGCAATCTCTTTCAGAGAACTCATCACAGTCCCTTAGAGGTGAGAGGACACAGTCCTTTTGAGAGAAGACAGCACAGGCCCTCTGAGAGGAGAGGTCGCAGTTTCTCAGAGAGAACTCACTGTAGTCCCTCTGAAAGAAGTGGACGCAATCTCTCTGAGAGGAACAGACACagtccttctgagcagagccaACAGAGCCACTTTGAAAGGGGCCAGTACAGTTGGTGTGGCAAAACCCATCTCAGTCCCTCTGCGAGAACCCATCACAGTCCCGTTAAGAAGAGACTCAAACACAGCTCCCCTAGGGAGAGGCTCAGACAAGGTCTGTCTAAAGATTGCAAGGGCTACTCAAAACACATCTCCTAG